TTTATTAAGTACACGGTTTGTTCTTGAGTCATTCTGCAGCCGGTTCATTAAAGTCGATCCGCCTTTGCTCCCTCTTGTAATATCTCCAAAAGATTTAAGCGAGCCTTTTAAAATCAACCCCCATTTTGAATTGGCCGTCATAATATTGAAGTTTGAGGTTTTTGTTTCATCAGCAGTTGAAATCGAAGCAGAAGCTGATCCGCCGAATGTGTGTCTGCCGTCCAGGGTGAGCCGCGGGCTTTTGGTGATGAGATTAATTGCGCCTCCGAGGGCGTCGCTGCCGTAAAGTACCGAAATCGGGCCGTGCACAATCTCAACCCGTTCGAGGGTACCGGAGTCTACCGTATTTAAATATTGGGTATTGCCGCCGCGGTAAGTCGAGTTGTTCAAGCGAATGCCATCGACGAGAAAGAGGAGTTTGTTCGCTTTCAGGCCGCGCATAATCGGCGAGCCGCCGCCTTGATTGGTTTTTTGGACGACTAAACCGGGTTCCTCCCGCAGAAGCTCGGGAGTTTGCCGGCTGTTTCTCTCCCTGATTTTTCTGGGATTGATTACGGAAACAAATTGCGGGACCTCGTGTGCAGATTCGGAATTTCGGGAGGCGGTTACCAGAACATCTCCAAGCTGGATGACGGTAGGTGTCATTTCGATGTTTAGTTTAAGTATTTGCTTTGAATTTGCAAGCACAACACTCTTCTTAACAGTTTCATAACCTATTAGCTGGAAAATGACTTTGTATTTTCCCGTAGGAAGATTGCTTATTTGAAATTTGCCGCTTTCGTCTGTAACATCTCCTCTGCTTGTCGGTTCGAGAATTACCTGAACATAGGCAAGTGGATTGTTTTGCTTGTCAAAAACCTGCCCGGTAAGAGTCGATTCCGCAACCAGCTCAGTCGCTGATAGCGAAAATGAAGAAAAAAATGTAACTAGAAGTAGATGCCAGGATGCTGTTCGTTTACGACACATTAAAATGGTTTAGACCTCCTAAGTTGAAACTGATTTATTTTAGACTTATCTTAAAAATATTAGTTCTATGTTGATTTGAGTGGGTAATTACAAAAAGAATAGCCACGGATTCACACAGATTTTCACAGATGAATGCATTTAGCCTGAAACAGGATTCTTAAAAAACAAAGGACAAAATAATAAAATCTGTTAAAAACCATCATTTGTCAAACCTGCTTTTGTCTATTCTTCTCTTCGATGAATTGATATTATCTCTAACCAAAATCATTTTGTCGTTCTGGCTTTTAAAAATCCGTGTTCCATCCGTGTGTATCCGTGGCTTGAACATTTCTTGCTTATCCACACAGATCGACATAGAGTCAATATTATCTCTGTGAAATTCTATGTTATTTAGGGTCTTCTTTGCCCTTTTGTGAAAAAAATAATGAGTTACTTACAACCAAAAGCTCAAACAGTTCCGTCCATACTTCCCGGGATTCGAATATCTTCGATCATTTTTTGGACTTCTTCCGGAGGAGCCGGCGTCATTTTTGAAACCAGCAGCGCAACCGAGGCATTAAGGAACATCCCGATAATGCCAATCCCTTCCGGTGAAATGCCAAACAGCCAGTTTTCACTGCTGTTGGCTTCTGGATTAATAAATTTGAAATAGATGATATATCCGGCCGTAAACAGGATTCCCGTTACCATTCCAGCGATGGCGCCTTCTTTATTCATTCTTTTATAAAAAATTCCAAGAATAATAATCGGGAAAAACGAGGAAGCAGCCAAACCAAAGGCGAACGCTACGACCTGTGCGACAAACCCGGGCGGATTAATGCCAAAATAACCAGCGATGATCACAGCCGTCCCCGCGGCCAGTCTGGCATAAAGCAGCTCCTGCCGTTCGACGATTTGTGGCATCAAGACTTTCTTTAGTAAATCATGCGAAATCGATGTTGAAATGACCAGAAGCAGCCCTGCAGCAGTAGACAAAGCCGCTGCTAAACCGCCTGCCGCAACCAAAGCAATCACCCAGTTCGGTAGTTTCGCGATTTCTGGATTCGCAAGTACAATAATATCGCGATCGACAGTGATTTCGTTTTGCTGAGATTCTTTTTGGCCGGCTGCGTCCCCAAAGTACTGCATAGTGCCGTCGGAGTTCTTGTCCACCCAGTCAACCAATCCTGTCTTCTGCCAGTTTTTAAACCACTGCGGGGCCTCGCTATACGGCGTGTTATGAATCGTGTTAATAAAGTTCGTGCGTGCAAAGGCCGCCACTGCGGGCGCGGTTGTATAAAGAATTGCAATAAACAGCAAAGCGTACCCTGCGGATAAACGGGCGTCTCTTACTTTGGGAACTGTAAAAAACCGGATGATAACATGTGGAAGTCCTGCAGTGCCAACCATCAGCGCTGCGGTGATGCAAAAGACATCCAGCGTCCCTTTGCTGCCTGAGGTATAAGCATGGAAGCCAAGATCCCGGTTGAGTTGATCCAGCTTGTCCAATAAATAAGTCCCGGAGCCGTCGCCTAAAGTACTGCCAAAACCAAACTGCGGAATCACGTTGCCGGTGAGCAGAATTGAGATAAAAATAGCAGGAACCATGTAGGCAAAAATCAGCACGCAGTACTGCGCAACTTGCGTGTAAGTAATGCCTTTCATACCGCCAATGACCGCATAAAAAAATACAATCGCCATACCAATGATAACCCCGACGGTAATATCGACTTCCAGAAAGCGGGAGAAGACCACGCCCACGCCGCGCATTTGTCCGGCGACGTAAGTAAATGAAATAAAGATGGCACAAACCACCGCGACAAGTCTCGCCGCTTGCGAATAGTAGCGTTCACCGACAAAATCCGGAACCGTGTATTTACCGAACTTGCGCAGATAAGGCGCTAAGAGCAGCGCCAGTAATACGTAGCCGCCGGTCCAACCCAACAGATAAACGCTGCCGTCGCGGCCCATGAAAGAAATAAGTCCTGCCATTGAAATGAATGAGGCTGCCGACATCCAGTCCGCTGCAGTCGCCATGCCATTCGCGAGTGGAGAGACATGCTTGCCAGCCACGTAAAAATCACTTGTAGATTTTGCTCTTGACCAAATTGCGATACCAATATAAAGTGCAAAAGATAAAAAAACCAGCGTGTAAGTCCATGCCTGAATTCCCATTATCGGTTCCCCTGTGTTTCGTCCACACCGAATTCTCTGTCAAGGCGGTTCATTAAAAAAACATAAACAAAGATCAGCACCACAAAAACATAGATAGAACCTTGTTGAGCAAACCAGAAGCCCAGCTTAAATCCTGCAAATCGAAATTGATCGAGCTGGTTTACGAGGAGAATGCTGAACCCGTAAGATACGGTAAACCAAATCGTTAGAAGAATGCTAACATATTTTAAATTTTTACGCCAATACTTCTGACTTTTTGAAATATCCATTTCTCCTTCCCTCCGAGTTTTACAAGACTGACTCTTTCTTTTATAGCGTCGAACCACAGAATTTACAGAATTTTGCGTTGCTGTCGTGTCCTTCAGCGCTGCATTGCGGACAGGATTGGGTTGAGATTGTTTTTTTTTCCTTAAAAGCCTGTGACATTTCCACGGTGACAATTCCGGTTGGCACTGCGAGCATCGCATATCCGCAGATCATGATAATAGCTGCCAGAGCTTGCCCGATTTCCGTTCTGGGTGCAATGTCACCGTAACCGACGGTTGTTAAGGTAACGATTGCCCAGTACATGCTGCGTGGAATACTGGTGAAGCCGTTTTCGGCGTCCTCGATGATGTACATTAAAGAGCCGAAAATTGTCACCAGCGTTAAAACCGCGAATAAAAAGACTGCGATCTTGCGGCCGCTTGCTCTGAGCGCTTTCAGGAGGAGATTAACCTCGCCCAAATATTGTACAAGCTTGAAAACACGAAAAATCCGCAGTACTCGCAGGATCCGAATGACCAATAGGAACTGACTGCCGGGCAAAAGCAAACTGACATAAGTCGGCAGAATCGCAAGTATGTCCACGATACCGTAGAAGCTGGTGGCATAGAGACGAGGTCGGCCTACGCAGTATAATCGCAAAAAATATTCAATTGTAAAAAGAAGAGTAAATCCCCACTCGAGAAGGAAAAGGATATCTCCGTATTCACTTCGAACGGCCTGAACGCTATCGAGCATGACCGCAATCACGCTTAAAAGGATGCTCGCAATCAACACAATATCGAAACATTTGCCTGAGGGAGTGTCCGCTTCAAAGATGATTTCGTGCAAACGCCGGCGCAATGTAAGGTTTTGATTTTCTGTGGTTGACATGGTTTTGTTTACAAAGAGGAATCTGCCAAGACTCGTGTAATGATTTTAATTTGGTTGACCCACATGTCACCCCTATGGTTTTGTGGTTTTCAAAATCCATTGACTATAAAAATTCCACCCCGACACTTCGGGGTTAATGAGGATCTGAAATCTGGCCTGTGCAATTACTACTAATATGAGAGTGCAGATGCCTGAACCCCGCCAGGGGTGAAATATTTATAGAAGTCAGCGTTCCCAAAAAATCGTTAAACGCCATCGGGGTGATATGTGATGTCCCAATTCGGTAAAGGCGATTAGGAATCAGCACACTAGCTCATTATGTTTTAGAGAATTAATTGTATTGCGACGGCGTCTTGCCTTCAGATTTCTCACGTCGCGGAGTTTATCCTGAGCTTGCCGAAGGGCTTGTTCAGAACGACCCGTCGTTTGAATCTATCGAAAGGTAAGGTAAAATATTGAGGAGATCAAGCCTGTAGAGCTAAGCAGTTGCTAAAAAGGCGAGTTCTTTCGCGATTCGGTCATGATCGCAAACATTTAATTCCAGCAGTCTGCGCAGGTGGGTCATGGTGTCAATATCCTGGGTGAGGAATTTAAGGCCAAGCTTCTCACCGTTCAGATGAGCTAATTCAGCTTTAAACTCAAGGTCCAAATCTTTAGCGGCCAGACTTATTATTAGATGACAAGTATTGCCAAGTCCCATGGGAATTTTGTCTTTGGGGTGGATTAAGGCGCCTTTTAATGAAAGATCGAGTAGCTCTGCCCGATAGGTATTGTCAAAGTAGACGACTTCAACTTCCGCTAAAAATTTTACACGTACAAATTTGCGTCTTTCTTCCATGATAGTCTGGAATTTCAAAAAAAGTTTAATATAAGATTAAATCGGGATGGAAGGGAAAAACTTTAGTTTGGTGTTCAAGCTTCAGCTTCCAAGAAAAACTGACCTTATTCAAGATGGTTAGCTTTTGATTCGTTTAAAAAGAGACGAACCTTTGAAGTGTTCAGGTGTTAGAAGTGTTAGAGTGTTAAAGACTTTTCCTGAGTTATTTTATTTTAGATACTTGAATCCTTTAACACTTTTAACACCCAAACACCTGAACACTTCTTTCCTCAATGCCACGCTTTTTGCAGAACGTGCACTACGAACCTAAGACCTCAAATAGGAAGCGCCATTCACATCCACAATGCAGCCGGTCAAAAACTCCGAACCTTCCGAGGCCAGAAACAGTGCAGTTCGTGCCACTTCCGCAGGTCTTGCTACTCTGCCAAGCGGACTTTGATTGCGAATTTCATCTCCCTGCGGGCCATCCAGAAAAGGCGCCACTCTCTCCGTGTCGACAAAACCCGGTGCGATCACAAAGAAGAAAATATTGTGAGCCGCCAGGGCTTTGGCGAGCGACTGGCTCATGGCATGAAGTCCGGCCTTGGTTGCGCCGTACGCCGGTGCATCCGGTTCGCCGCGAAATGCGCCGCGCGAGCCGATATTGACAATTTTGCCACCGCCGAACTGCATCATGTGTTTGGCGACACAAAAAGAGAGATTCGCCGGCCCCAGTAAATTGATCGCCACTGTCTTTTGCCACATCTCCTGCCACTCGTCGTAGTCAATGTCCAGAATAGGGTGGACCTCGAATATTCCGGCATTGTTTATCAACACATCGATTTTGCCCATGCCCTTGGCCACAGTTTCGATCAAATTAGGCAACTCCTCCGGGTTGGTGAGATCAGCCCGGACAAGCCTGTGTGTGTCACCTTTTAGAGACTCGAGGGTTCTTTGCGCGGCTCTTTCGTTGTTATTAAAGTGGACAACGACACTGGCCCCGGCCTCTGCAAATTCCTGCGCAATGGCCCGGCCGATGCCGCCGGAAGCGCCGGTAACCAGGACGGTTTTGTTTGAGAAGTTTGTCATAATATTAATTAAGGAGTTGTGCTTGTTCTTTTGTCTTAATAACTATAGGCTCACTTGCGCTCCCATTCGAAGACACAGACATTAAAAGCCAAACAAGCC
The candidate division KSB1 bacterium DNA segment above includes these coding regions:
- a CDS encoding cation acetate symporter codes for the protein MGIQAWTYTLVFLSFALYIGIAIWSRAKSTSDFYVAGKHVSPLANGMATAADWMSAASFISMAGLISFMGRDGSVYLLGWTGGYVLLALLLAPYLRKFGKYTVPDFVGERYYSQAARLVAVVCAIFISFTYVAGQMRGVGVVFSRFLEVDITVGVIIGMAIVFFYAVIGGMKGITYTQVAQYCVLIFAYMVPAIFISILLTGNVIPQFGFGSTLGDGSGTYLLDKLDQLNRDLGFHAYTSGSKGTLDVFCITAALMVGTAGLPHVIIRFFTVPKVRDARLSAGYALLFIAILYTTAPAVAAFARTNFINTIHNTPYSEAPQWFKNWQKTGLVDWVDKNSDGTMQYFGDAAGQKESQQNEITVDRDIIVLANPEIAKLPNWVIALVAAGGLAAALSTAAGLLLVISTSISHDLLKKVLMPQIVERQELLYARLAAGTAVIIAGYFGINPPGFVAQVVAFAFGLAASSFFPIIILGIFYKRMNKEGAIAGMVTGILFTAGYIIYFKFINPEANSSENWLFGISPEGIGIIGMFLNASVALLVSKMTPAPPEEVQKMIEDIRIPGSMDGTV
- a CDS encoding DUF4212 domain-containing protein; translation: MDISKSQKYWRKNLKYVSILLTIWFTVSYGFSILLVNQLDQFRFAGFKLGFWFAQQGSIYVFVVLIFVYVFLMNRLDREFGVDETQGNR
- a CDS encoding ion transporter; this translates as MSTTENQNLTLRRRLHEIIFEADTPSGKCFDIVLIASILLSVIAVMLDSVQAVRSEYGDILFLLEWGFTLLFTIEYFLRLYCVGRPRLYATSFYGIVDILAILPTYVSLLLPGSQFLLVIRILRVLRIFRVFKLVQYLGEVNLLLKALRASGRKIAVFLFAVLTLVTIFGSLMYIIEDAENGFTSIPRSMYWAIVTLTTVGYGDIAPRTEIGQALAAIIMICGYAMLAVPTGIVTVEMSQAFKEKKTISTQSCPQCSAEGHDSNAKFCKFCGSTL
- a CDS encoding PilZ domain-containing protein; translated protein: MEERRKFVRVKFLAEVEVVYFDNTYRAELLDLSLKGALIHPKDKIPMGLGNTCHLIISLAAKDLDLEFKAELAHLNGEKLGLKFLTQDIDTMTHLRRLLELNVCDHDRIAKELAFLATA
- a CDS encoding SDR family oxidoreductase, which translates into the protein MTNFSNKTVLVTGASGGIGRAIAQEFAEAGASVVVHFNNNERAAQRTLESLKGDTHRLVRADLTNPEELPNLIETVAKGMGKIDVLINNAGIFEVHPILDIDYDEWQEMWQKTVAINLLGPANLSFCVAKHMMQFGGGKIVNIGSRGAFRGEPDAPAYGATKAGLHAMSQSLAKALAAHNIFFFVIAPGFVDTERVAPFLDGPQGDEIRNQSPLGRVARPAEVARTALFLASEGSEFLTGCIVDVNGASYLRS